From the genome of Pseudoxanthomonas sp., one region includes:
- a CDS encoding UDP-N-acetylmuramoyl-tripeptide--D-alanyl-D-alanine ligase, whose amino-acid sequence MKRLPLSLLAHWAGGELLGDDLVIGSLTHDTRALVPGSLYVALRGERFDGHDFAYDASMRGAAAVLVDHEVKVDVPQVVVPDTLLALARIAAGLQRDRVEKTVAITGSNGKTSVKTLVVSILQRAGVTYFNPGNRNNEIGLPMAIIDGPDDADFSVYEMGAGKPGDIAYLTDIVTPEVALVNNIGAAHLERMGSLMGVAETKGAIYDALPADGTAVINADDAFAEYFASRVPDRRILRFGLEATADLTARDIRATADGSDFVLVAPHGEIAVELHLPGRHNVLNALAAAGIAMACGVSLPIIAEGLSAAQPVAGRQVAHTLPNGAVVIDDSYNANPGSLVAAIDTLAAASAQAGGEGWLVLGDMRELGADEVTLHAEMGTRARTAGIRRLYTLGPLSAAAAAAFGDGAYPFQDHASLADALRAELRAGVRCLVKGSRGSAMDRIVAALLSNGEETSHAA is encoded by the coding sequence ACCTGGTGATCGGGTCGCTGACCCACGACACCCGCGCCCTGGTGCCGGGCAGCCTGTACGTGGCGCTGCGCGGCGAACGGTTCGACGGCCACGACTTCGCCTACGACGCCTCCATGCGCGGCGCCGCCGCGGTGCTCGTCGACCATGAGGTGAAGGTCGACGTGCCGCAGGTGGTGGTGCCGGATACGCTGCTGGCGCTGGCGCGCATCGCCGCCGGCCTGCAGCGCGACCGCGTGGAAAAAACGGTGGCCATCACCGGCAGCAACGGCAAGACCTCGGTGAAGACACTGGTCGTGTCCATCCTGCAGCGCGCCGGCGTCACCTACTTCAATCCCGGCAACCGCAACAACGAGATCGGCCTGCCGATGGCCATCATCGACGGGCCGGACGACGCCGACTTCTCGGTCTACGAGATGGGCGCCGGCAAGCCGGGCGACATCGCCTACCTGACCGACATCGTCACGCCGGAAGTGGCGCTGGTGAACAACATCGGCGCCGCGCACCTGGAGCGCATGGGCTCGCTGATGGGCGTGGCCGAGACCAAGGGCGCCATCTACGACGCGCTGCCGGCCGACGGCACGGCGGTGATCAACGCCGACGACGCCTTCGCCGAATACTTCGCCAGCCGCGTGCCCGACCGCCGCATCCTGCGCTTCGGCCTGGAGGCCACCGCCGACCTGACCGCGCGCGACATCCGCGCGACCGCGGACGGTTCGGACTTCGTGCTGGTGGCGCCGCATGGCGAGATCGCGGTCGAACTGCACCTGCCGGGCCGCCACAACGTACTCAATGCACTTGCGGCCGCCGGCATTGCGATGGCCTGCGGCGTATCGCTGCCGATCATCGCCGAGGGTCTGTCGGCCGCGCAGCCGGTCGCCGGCCGCCAGGTCGCGCACACGCTGCCGAACGGCGCAGTGGTGATCGACGACAGCTACAACGCCAATCCCGGCTCGCTGGTCGCCGCCATCGATACGCTGGCGGCGGCGAGCGCGCAGGCCGGTGGCGAGGGCTGGCTGGTGCTCGGCGACATGCGCGAGCTGGGTGCCGACGAAGTCACGCTGCACGCCGAGATGGGTACACGCGCAAGAACGGCCGGCATCCGTCGCCTCTACACGCTGGGTCCGCTCAGCGCCGCCGCCGCCGCCGCCTTCGGCGATGGCGCGTATCCGTTCCAAGACCACGCCTCGCTGGCCGACGCCCTGCGCGCCGAGCTGCGGGCCGGCGTGCGCTGTCTGGTCAAGGGCTCGCGCGGCAGCGCGATGGACCGGATCGTCGCCGCCCTGCTGTCCAACGGGGAGGAAACCTCGCATGCTGCTTGA
- the mraY gene encoding phospho-N-acetylmuramoyl-pentapeptide-transferase: MLLELARWLQSLENFFGLFGYLTFRGILAALTSLALSLWLGPAVIRKLGQLKGGQPIRKDGPQSHFSKAGTPTMGGALILMTVLLSVLLWGDLRNKYVWVVLLVMLAFGAIGWYDDWIKIVKRDPNGLKSRWKYLLQSIFGLAAGLYLYLYADVPAATTFYVPFFKSIALPLAGIGFVAIAYFWIVGFSNAVNLTDGLDGLAIMPTVLVACALGVFAYASGNAVFSSYLQIPPVPGAGELTIICAAIAGAGLGFLWFNTYPAMVFMGDIGALALGAVLGTIAVIVRQELVLVIMGGIFVIETLSVMIQVASFKLTGKRVFRMAPIHHHFELKGWPEPRVIVRFWIISVVLVLVGLATLKVR; this comes from the coding sequence ATGCTGCTTGAACTGGCTCGCTGGCTGCAGAGCCTGGAAAACTTCTTCGGCCTGTTCGGCTACCTGACGTTCCGCGGCATCCTGGCCGCGCTGACGTCGCTGGCGCTGTCGCTGTGGCTGGGTCCGGCGGTGATCCGCAAGCTCGGCCAGCTCAAGGGCGGCCAGCCGATCCGCAAGGACGGCCCGCAGTCGCACTTCTCCAAGGCCGGCACGCCGACGATGGGCGGCGCGCTGATCCTGATGACGGTGCTGCTGTCGGTGCTGCTGTGGGGCGACCTGCGCAACAAGTACGTGTGGGTAGTGCTGCTGGTGATGCTGGCATTCGGCGCCATCGGCTGGTACGACGACTGGATCAAGATCGTCAAGCGCGATCCCAACGGCCTGAAATCGCGCTGGAAGTACCTGCTGCAGTCGATCTTCGGCCTGGCCGCCGGCCTGTACCTGTACCTGTACGCCGACGTGCCGGCGGCGACCACCTTCTACGTGCCGTTCTTCAAGTCGATCGCACTGCCGCTGGCGGGCATCGGCTTCGTCGCCATCGCGTACTTCTGGATCGTCGGCTTCTCCAACGCGGTCAACCTGACCGATGGCCTGGACGGCCTGGCGATCATGCCGACGGTGCTGGTCGCGTGCGCGCTGGGCGTGTTCGCCTACGCCTCGGGCAACGCGGTGTTCTCCAGCTACCTGCAGATCCCGCCGGTGCCGGGGGCGGGCGAGTTGACCATCATCTGTGCGGCCATCGCCGGCGCGGGTCTCGGGTTCCTGTGGTTCAACACGTATCCGGCGATGGTGTTCATGGGCGACATCGGCGCGCTGGCGCTGGGCGCCGTGCTGGGCACCATCGCGGTGATCGTGCGCCAGGAACTGGTGCTGGTGATCATGGGCGGCATCTTCGTCATCGAGACGCTGTCGGTGATGATCCAGGTGGCGTCGTTCAAGCTGACCGGCAAGCGCGTGTTCCGCATGGCGCCGATCCACCACCACTTCGAACTGAAGGGCTGGCCGGAGCCGCGGGTGATCGTGCGCTTCTGGATCATCTCCGTCGTGCTGGTCCTGGTCGGCCTGGCCACGTTGAAGGTGCGCTGA